Proteins from a single region of Bos javanicus breed banteng chromosome 7, ARS-OSU_banteng_1.0, whole genome shotgun sequence:
- the THG1L gene encoding probable tRNA(His) guanylyltransferase isoform X1 has product MWAAGALKVRDCLAATSVTLRRCLKLGATMAKSKFEYVRDFEADDTCLPHCWVVVRLDGRNFHRFAEKHSFIKPNDSRALHLMTKCAQTVMNELEDIVIAYGQSDEYSFVFKRKSNWFKRRASKFMTHVVSQFASSYVFYWRDYFEDQPLLYPPGFDGRVIVYPSNQTLKDYLSWRQADCHINNLYNTVFWALVQQSGLTPLQAQERLQGTLAADKNEILFSEFNINYNNEPLMYRKGTVLIWQKVEEITTKEVKLPAEMEGKKMAVTRTRTMVVPLHCNIIGDAFWKEHPEILDEDS; this is encoded by the exons ATGTGGGCTGCTGGCGCATTGAAAGTTCGCGATTGCTTGGCTGCTACTTCCGTCACTCTGAGACGGTGCTTGAAATTGGGAGCGACCATGGCAAAGAGCAAATTCGAGTACGTGCGGGACTTCGAGGCTGACGACACATGCTTGCCCCACTGCTGGGTGGTGGTACGACTGGACGGCAGGAATTTCCATCG GTTTGCTGAGAAACACAGCTTTATAAAACCTAATGACAGCCGTGCTCTTCATCTAATGACCAAATGTGCCCAAACTGTAATGAACGAACTGGAGGATATTGTGATTGCATATGGACAGAGTGATGAGTACAGCTTTGTGTTCAAGCGAAAAAGCAATTGGTTTAAAAGAAGAGCCAG TAAGTTTATGACTCACGTGGTTTCCCAGTTCGCCTCCAGCTATGTGTTTTATTGGCGGGATTACTTTGAGGACCAGCCCCTTCTGTATCCCCCAGGCTTTGATGGAAGAGTCATAGTGTATCCTAGCAACCAGACTCTAAAGGACTATCTCAGCTGGCGGCAAGCAGATT GTCACATCAATAATCTTTATAATACGGTGTTCTGGGCACTTGTACAGCAGTCTGGCTTAACACCATTACAAGCCCAAGAGAGATTACAG ggAACTCTTGCAGCAGACAAgaatgagattttattttctgaattcaaCATCAACTACAATAATGAGCCACTGATGTATAGGAAGGGGACTGTGTTGATATGGCAGAAG GTGGAGGAAATCACAACAAAAGAAGTTAAGCTGCCAgcagaaatggaaggaaaaaagatggCGGTGACCCGGACCAGGACTATGGTGGTGCCCTTACACTGCAATATCATTGGGGATGCTTTCTGGAAGGAACATCCAGAGATCCTGGATGAAGACAGCTGA
- the THG1L gene encoding probable tRNA(His) guanylyltransferase isoform X2 codes for MAKLVVRFAEKHSFIKPNDSRALHLMTKCAQTVMNELEDIVIAYGQSDEYSFVFKRKSNWFKRRASKFMTHVVSQFASSYVFYWRDYFEDQPLLYPPGFDGRVIVYPSNQTLKDYLSWRQADCHINNLYNTVFWALVQQSGLTPLQAQERLQGTLAADKNEILFSEFNINYNNEPLMYRKGTVLIWQKVEEITTKEVKLPAEMEGKKMAVTRTRTMVVPLHCNIIGDAFWKEHPEILDEDS; via the exons ATGGCCAAACTGGTTGTTAG GTTTGCTGAGAAACACAGCTTTATAAAACCTAATGACAGCCGTGCTCTTCATCTAATGACCAAATGTGCCCAAACTGTAATGAACGAACTGGAGGATATTGTGATTGCATATGGACAGAGTGATGAGTACAGCTTTGTGTTCAAGCGAAAAAGCAATTGGTTTAAAAGAAGAGCCAG TAAGTTTATGACTCACGTGGTTTCCCAGTTCGCCTCCAGCTATGTGTTTTATTGGCGGGATTACTTTGAGGACCAGCCCCTTCTGTATCCCCCAGGCTTTGATGGAAGAGTCATAGTGTATCCTAGCAACCAGACTCTAAAGGACTATCTCAGCTGGCGGCAAGCAGATT GTCACATCAATAATCTTTATAATACGGTGTTCTGGGCACTTGTACAGCAGTCTGGCTTAACACCATTACAAGCCCAAGAGAGATTACAG ggAACTCTTGCAGCAGACAAgaatgagattttattttctgaattcaaCATCAACTACAATAATGAGCCACTGATGTATAGGAAGGGGACTGTGTTGATATGGCAGAAG GTGGAGGAAATCACAACAAAAGAAGTTAAGCTGCCAgcagaaatggaaggaaaaaagatggCGGTGACCCGGACCAGGACTATGGTGGTGCCCTTACACTGCAATATCATTGGGGATGCTTTCTGGAAGGAACATCCAGAGATCCTGGATGAAGACAGCTGA
- the THG1L gene encoding probable tRNA(His) guanylyltransferase isoform X4: MDRVMSTALCSSEKAIGLKEEPGFDGRVIVYPSNQTLKDYLSWRQADCHINNLYNTVFWALVQQSGLTPLQAQERLQGTLAADKNEILFSEFNINYNNEPLMYRKGTVLIWQKVEEITTKEVKLPAEMEGKKMAVTRTRTMVVPLHCNIIGDAFWKEHPEILDEDS, encoded by the exons ATGGACAGAGTGATGAGTACAGCTTTGTGTTCAAGCGAAAAAGCAATTGGTTTAAAAGAAGAGCCAG GCTTTGATGGAAGAGTCATAGTGTATCCTAGCAACCAGACTCTAAAGGACTATCTCAGCTGGCGGCAAGCAGATT GTCACATCAATAATCTTTATAATACGGTGTTCTGGGCACTTGTACAGCAGTCTGGCTTAACACCATTACAAGCCCAAGAGAGATTACAG ggAACTCTTGCAGCAGACAAgaatgagattttattttctgaattcaaCATCAACTACAATAATGAGCCACTGATGTATAGGAAGGGGACTGTGTTGATATGGCAGAAG GTGGAGGAAATCACAACAAAAGAAGTTAAGCTGCCAgcagaaatggaaggaaaaaagatggCGGTGACCCGGACCAGGACTATGGTGGTGCCCTTACACTGCAATATCATTGGGGATGCTTTCTGGAAGGAACATCCAGAGATCCTGGATGAAGACAGCTGA
- the THG1L gene encoding probable tRNA(His) guanylyltransferase isoform X3, producing MTHVVSQFASSYVFYWRDYFEDQPLLYPPGFDGRVIVYPSNQTLKDYLSWRQADCHINNLYNTVFWALVQQSGLTPLQAQERLQGTLAADKNEILFSEFNINYNNEPLMYRKGTVLIWQKVEEITTKEVKLPAEMEGKKMAVTRTRTMVVPLHCNIIGDAFWKEHPEILDEDS from the exons ATGACTCACGTGGTTTCCCAGTTCGCCTCCAGCTATGTGTTTTATTGGCGGGATTACTTTGAGGACCAGCCCCTTCTGTATCCCCCAGGCTTTGATGGAAGAGTCATAGTGTATCCTAGCAACCAGACTCTAAAGGACTATCTCAGCTGGCGGCAAGCAGATT GTCACATCAATAATCTTTATAATACGGTGTTCTGGGCACTTGTACAGCAGTCTGGCTTAACACCATTACAAGCCCAAGAGAGATTACAG ggAACTCTTGCAGCAGACAAgaatgagattttattttctgaattcaaCATCAACTACAATAATGAGCCACTGATGTATAGGAAGGGGACTGTGTTGATATGGCAGAAG GTGGAGGAAATCACAACAAAAGAAGTTAAGCTGCCAgcagaaatggaaggaaaaaagatggCGGTGACCCGGACCAGGACTATGGTGGTGCCCTTACACTGCAATATCATTGGGGATGCTTTCTGGAAGGAACATCCAGAGATCCTGGATGAAGACAGCTGA